In Papaver somniferum cultivar HN1 chromosome 1, ASM357369v1, whole genome shotgun sequence, a genomic segment contains:
- the LOC113319652 gene encoding conserved oligomeric Golgi complex subunit 1-like encodes MRTPRASTATSTTTNDESGFRDAESLFRTKPISEIRTIEVKTQKEIEEKKEELRQLVGNRYRDLIDSADSIVCMKSSCQSISSNISMIENYIHSLSHNNYDNGDNTPRGMNYSNPVRVRVYGIACRVKYLVDTPENIWGCLDESMFLEASGRYIRAKLVHDLVVSSENKEFLTNFPLLGHQWGIVESFKGQISARSRERLMDCDLGIGAYADALGAVAVIDELGPEEVLRLFLESRKSWVSLKLGGSGDVVSVFCDIVKIIQVSLGQVGEMFLQVLNDMPLFYKTILGSPPGSQLFGGLPNPEEEVKQWKLHREKLESVMLVLDKELIAKTCLNWLKTCGEETVSKVNGRYLIDSIISGEELASAEKLIRESLDSRKVLEGSLEWLKSVFGSEIESPWNRIRELVLGTDEDLWDGIFEDAFVRRMKEIIDSEFKDLSRVVNVRDSIRVIVPVPGVGRIDFITYLNRPSTGGGVWFLEPNVRKTGTGLTSRGATDENDFHSCLNAYFGPEVGQIRDAVDSRCQKILEDFMCFLGSPRAASRLRELSSYLQDECYESLSIIVGEIEEELRHLSSSIRHINEDSEPPAILVERSLFIGRLLFAFRNHSSHIPLILGSPRLWVNATSSMMFDKGTSPHPVNSRISLDSPMRDSPRRQSLNGIRRQSSSTSAALSGVIDSASPKLDLLSTKFRDICIWAHSLWITWVSDELSAILSKEINNDDALSLTSSSRSWEETVIKQENSSEGPVEMKIELPSMPSLYLTSFLYQASEEVHRIGGHVLDKLILQKFALGLLERVLSIYGSFVSTLDARSPKVTERGVLQILLDLRFVFDVLSGGDLNMNDELSKTPKSKLSMKSQVQKQNSSESRKRVLELTSSLSQRLDPIDWQTYESYLWENEKQAYLRHAVLFGFFVQLNRMYTDTQRKLPSNSESNIMRCSVVPRFKYLPISAPALSSRGTAKSALPSSTEDISSRSSWKSYPSGDTSPKLDYDDTSSFGVASPFLKSFMQVGSRFGESTLKLGSMLTDGQVGRLKDKSAAAMSTFGDMLPVQAAGLLSSLSVRSTDL; translated from the exons ATGAGAACACCTCGTGCCTCAACGGCAACATCTACAACAACGAATGACGAATCAGGATTCCGAGACGCAGAATCGCTCTTCCGAACAAAACCAATCTCAGAAATCCGAACAATCGAGGTCAAAACACAGAAAGAAATCGAGGAAAAGAAAGAAGAGCTCCGTCAATTAGTAGGTAATCGTTACCGTGATCTAATCGATTCAGCTGATTCAATTGTATGTATGAAATCATCATGTCAATCTATATCATCAAACATTTCCATGATTGAGAATTACATTCATTCCCTTTCGCATAATAACTATGATAATGGCGATAATACCCCTAGGGGGATGAATTACAGTAATCCTGTTAGAGTAAGGGTGTATGGAATTGCTTGTAGGGTTAAGTATTTGGTGGATACTCCTGAGAATATTTGGGGTTGTTTAGATGAATCTATGTTTTTAGAGGCTTCTGGGAGGTACATTAGGGCGAAATTGGTTCATGATTTGGTTGTGAGTAGTGAGAATAAGGAGTTTTTGACGAATTTTCCGTTGTTGGGGCATCAATGGGGGATTGTTGAGAGTTTTAAAGGCCAGATATCTGCTAGGAGTAGAGAGAGGTTGATGGATTGTGATTTGGGGATTGGGGCTTATGCTGATGCATTGGGTGCCGTTGCGGTTATTGATGAGTTGGGGCCGGAGGAGGTGTTGAGGTTGTTTTTGGAGTCGAggaaatcatgggtttcactgaAATTAGGGGGCTCGGGGGATGTGGTTTCGGTTTTTTGTGATATTGTTAAGATAATTCAGGTTAGTTTAGGGCAGGTAGGAGAAATGTTTTTGCAGGTGTTGAATGATATGCCGTTGTTTTATAAAACCATATTGGGGTCTCCACCTGGTTCGCAGTTGTTTGGTGGGTTACCGAATCCGGAAGAGGAAGTGAAACAGTGGAAATTACATAGGGAGAAGCTTGAATCTGTTATGTTGGTATTGGATAAAGAGTTGATTGCTAAAACTTGTTTGAATTGGTTGAAGACTTGTGGCGAAGAGACTGTTAGTAAAGTCAATGGGAGATACTTAATTGATAGTATTATTAGCGGGGAAGAGTTAGCGTCAGCTGAGAAGCTGATCAGAGAGTCGTTGGATAGTCGTAAGGTGTTGGAAGGGAGTTTGGAGTGGCTTAAGAGTGTTTTTGGATCTGAAATTGAGTCTCCTTGGAATAGGATTCGTGAACTTGTCTTGGGTACTGACGAAGATCTCTGGGATGGTATTTTTGAGGATGCTTTTGTTCGGAGGATGAAAGAGATTATAGATTCTGAATTTAAGGATTTAAGTAGAGTTGTTAATGTGAGGGATTCAATCAGGGTAATTGTGCCAGTTCCTGGAGTAGGTCGCATTGATTTCATAACGTACTTAAACAGACCATCTACAGGGGGTGGGGTTTGGTTTTTGGAGCCAAATGTTAGAAAGACTGGTACAGGATTGACATCTAGAGGGGCAACAGATGAAAATGACTTCCATAGTTGTCTGAATGCATATTTCGGTCCAGAAGTTGGTCAAATTAGAGATGCAGTAGACAGCAGATGCCAGAAAATTCTAGAAGATTTTATGTGCTTCTTAGGGTCTCCCAGAGCTGCATCAAGGTTGAGAGAGTTATCTTCTTATCTGCAGGATGAATGTTACGAAAGTTTATCAATTATAGTGGGAGAAATTGAAGAGGAACTTCGACACCTTTCATCTTCGATAAGGCATATCAACGAGGATTCTGAACCACCAGCGATATTGGTCGAAAGATCTCTATTCATTGGGCGTCTCTTATTTGCATTTCGAAATCACTCAAGTCACATACCCTTGATACTCGGTTCTCCAAGGTTATGGGTGAATGCCACAAGCTCTATGATGTTTGATAAGGGAACATCACCCCACCCAGTTAACTCGAGGATTTCCCTTGATTCTCCCATGCGTGATAGCCCCAGAAGGCAAAGTCTGAATGGCATCAGAAGACAATCTTCATCTACTTCGGCTGCCTTGTCTGGGGTGATTGACAGTGCCAGTCCAAAACTTGATTTACTTAGCACGAAATTCCGAGATATATGTATTTGGGCTCACAGTTTGTGGATTACTTGGGTATCTGATGAATTATCAGCCATTCTATCGAAGGAAATCAATAACGATGATGCATTGTCATTGACATCTTCCTCGAGG AGCTGGGAAGAAACTGTAATTAAACAAGAGAATTCCAGTGAGGGTCCTGTGGAGATGAAGATAGAACTTCCTTCCATGCCTTCACTTTATCTTACATCTTTCCTATATCAAGCTAGTGAAGAGGTTCATAGAATTGGAGGGCACGTCCTTGACAAATTGATTCTGCAGAAGTTTGCTCTGGGACTTTTGGAAAGG GTGCTGAGTATATATGGCAGCTTTGTTTCTACCTTAGATGCTCGCAGTCCTAAGGTGACTGAAAGAGGAGTGCTGCAAATTCTATTAGACTTGAGGTTTGTTTTTGATGTTTTATCTGGGGGTGACTTGAACATGAACGATGAGTTATCTAAAACTCCCAAGTCCAAGCTCTCTATGAAAAGCCAGGTGCAAAAACAGAACTCCTCTGAGAGTAGAAAGCGTGTCCTGGAATTGACAAGTAGTCTCTCACAAAGACTGGATCCTATAGACTGGCAAAC GTATGAGTCTTATCTCTGGGAGAATGAGAAACAGGCGTACCTACGGCATGCTGTCCTCTTTGGTTTCTTTGTGCAGCTTAATCGAATGTACACTGACACCCAGCGGAAATTACCTAGCAATTCTGAGTCAAACATAATGAGGTGTTCCGTAGTCCCACGCTTCAAATACCTTCCAATCAG TGCTCCAGCATTATCTTCAAGAGGGACAGCTAAATCAGCTCTTCCAAGTTCCACTGAAGATATATCCTCCAGAAGCTCCTGGAAAAGCTATCCGAGTGGAGACACCTCACCAAAACTTGATTATGACGATACATCTAGCTTTGGAGTTGCCAGTCCATTTCTTAAGTCTTTCATGCAG GTCGGCAGTAGATTTGGTGAGAGCACACTGAAACTAGGATCCATGCTTACAGATGGACAAGTAGGAAGGCTAAAGGACAAATCAGCAGCAGCCATGTCGACATTCGGTGACATGTTACCAGTCCAGGCAGCCGGCCTTCTATCTTCTCTTAGTGTCAGGTCAACTGACCTTTGA